A section of the Corynebacterium auris genome encodes:
- a CDS encoding CarD family transcriptional regulator, protein MEFNVGEVVVYPHHGAARIADIEQREMGGETLDFLVLKILQSDLEVRVPVKNTELVGVRDVVNEEGLQKVFSVLRETDVEEAGNWSRRYKANQERLASGDINKVAEVVRDLWRRDQGKGLSAGEKRMLGKARQVLVGELALAEPVDEKKADEMEAEIAKIIDAQVAAGISVAPRPEEEDDDVDLDDLSFDDQSEDD, encoded by the coding sequence ATGGAGTTTAACGTCGGAGAAGTTGTCGTCTACCCCCATCACGGCGCGGCACGTATCGCCGACATCGAGCAGCGCGAGATGGGCGGGGAGACGCTCGACTTCCTCGTGCTGAAGATTCTCCAATCCGACCTCGAGGTGCGGGTGCCGGTGAAGAACACCGAGCTCGTCGGCGTGCGCGACGTGGTCAACGAGGAGGGGCTGCAGAAGGTCTTTTCGGTGCTGCGCGAAACGGACGTCGAGGAGGCGGGTAACTGGTCGCGGCGCTACAAGGCCAACCAGGAGCGCCTGGCCTCGGGCGACATCAACAAGGTCGCCGAGGTGGTGCGCGACCTGTGGCGCCGGGACCAGGGTAAGGGCCTGTCCGCGGGCGAGAAGCGCATGCTGGGCAAGGCGCGCCAGGTGCTCGTGGGCGAGCTGGCGCTGGCGGAGCCGGTGGACGAGAAGAAGGCCGACGAGATGGAGGCGGAGATCGCCAAGATCATCGACGCGCAGGTCGCCGCCGGGATCTCCGTCGCCCCGCGCCCCGAGGAAGAGGACGACGATGTCGACCTCGACGACCTGAGCTTCGACGACCAGAGCGAAGACGATTAA
- the radA gene encoding DNA repair protein RadA produces the protein MAKKQRTLHTCTVCGYSSPKWLGRCPECGSWGTLQEQAPAPSAAVGPAPVQALTPTSPAAPITAVDTTATTTLASGIGELDRVLGSGVVPGSVVLMAGEPGVGKSTLLLEVASRWSQAEGRRALYVTAEESAGQVRARAERTGALRETLFLAAESNLDVVFGHVEQIKPSLLIVDSVQTMHAPGVEGVAGGVAQSRAVTAALTTLAKTTNLPILLVGHVTKDGNVAGPRVLEHLVDVVLNFEGDRQSSLRMLRGIKNRFGATDEVGCFEQTADGIREVPDPSGLFLSHRGQTPDGSAVTVAMDGVRPILAEVQALTVDPVNKSPKRVVTGLDSNRVPMVLAVLQARCGERTNDKDAYVATVGGMRITETATDLAVALATWSSLHERPLPPKTVAVGEVGLAGELRRVPNLGRRLQEAARLGYTGAVVPAGDKVTVAGMKIVSAATLRDAIAAVNR, from the coding sequence ATGGCGAAGAAACAGCGCACGCTGCACACCTGCACCGTCTGCGGCTACTCCTCCCCAAAGTGGCTGGGCCGCTGCCCCGAATGCGGTTCCTGGGGCACTCTGCAGGAGCAGGCGCCGGCTCCCTCCGCCGCCGTCGGCCCGGCGCCCGTTCAGGCGCTGACGCCGACCTCCCCGGCCGCGCCGATCACGGCCGTGGACACCACCGCGACCACCACCCTCGCCTCCGGCATCGGTGAGCTCGACCGCGTGCTCGGCTCCGGCGTCGTCCCCGGCTCGGTGGTCCTCATGGCCGGCGAGCCGGGCGTCGGTAAGTCCACGCTCCTGCTTGAGGTGGCCTCGCGCTGGTCGCAGGCCGAGGGACGGCGTGCCCTGTATGTCACGGCGGAGGAATCGGCGGGCCAGGTGCGCGCCCGCGCGGAGCGCACCGGGGCACTGCGCGAGACGCTCTTCCTCGCCGCCGAATCCAACCTCGACGTGGTGTTTGGCCACGTGGAGCAGATCAAGCCCTCGCTGCTCATCGTCGACTCAGTGCAAACCATGCACGCCCCCGGCGTGGAGGGCGTGGCCGGCGGGGTGGCGCAATCGCGCGCCGTGACGGCGGCGCTGACCACCCTGGCCAAGACGACGAACCTACCGATCCTGCTCGTCGGGCACGTGACCAAGGACGGCAACGTCGCCGGCCCGCGCGTGCTCGAGCACCTCGTCGACGTCGTGCTCAACTTCGAGGGCGACCGCCAGTCCAGCCTGCGCATGCTGCGCGGCATCAAGAACCGCTTCGGCGCCACCGACGAGGTCGGCTGCTTCGAGCAAACCGCCGACGGGATCCGCGAGGTCCCCGACCCCTCCGGGCTGTTTCTCTCCCACCGCGGCCAAACCCCTGACGGCTCCGCCGTCACCGTCGCCATGGACGGGGTGCGCCCCATCCTCGCCGAGGTGCAGGCCCTCACCGTCGACCCAGTGAACAAGAGCCCGAAGCGCGTGGTCACGGGCCTGGATTCCAACCGGGTGCCCATGGTGCTGGCGGTGCTGCAGGCCCGCTGCGGCGAGCGCACCAACGACAAGGACGCCTACGTGGCCACCGTGGGCGGGATGCGCATCACCGAAACAGCGACCGACCTCGCCGTCGCGCTGGCCACCTGGTCCAGCCTGCACGAGCGGCCCCTGCCGCCGAAGACCGTGGCGGTGGGCGAGGTCGGCCTGGCCGGCGAGCTGCGGCGCGTGCCTAACCTGGGCAGGCGCCTCCAGGAGGCCGCCCGCCTGGGCTACACCGGCGCCGTTGTCCCCGCCGGGGACAAGGTCACCGTTGCCGGGATGAAGATCGTGTCCGCCGCCACGCTGCGCGACGCCATCGCCGCCGTGAACCGCTGA
- the disA gene encoding DNA integrity scanning diadenylate cyclase DisA, whose amino-acid sequence MTETVPVPASRNKLRDTLKRLAPGTPLREGLERVQRGHTGGLIVIGDGPEVVELCDGGITFDVPFQPTLLRELCKMDGAVILSADATRLLRANVQLVPSPTYPTAESGTRHRAAERTALQSGVPVVSVSASMNTLTLYADGQRHLMEEPTVLMQRANQALSTVERYRTRLDLANQRLFVAEMNNYATVSDVLNVLQRQIMLERAANDMDEYIVELGVDARQLTLQLSELRGSVNEIGMLVRDYVAAPTIPDAEHVDQVLRSLAELPDSQLLNSATLARALGLPATEENLMQDVTPRGYRALSRIPRVPTFLMDRLVGTFGELPALIAASLDDIVAADNVSPLWARHIYDGLRRFT is encoded by the coding sequence ATGACCGAGACTGTGCCTGTGCCCGCTTCCAGGAATAAGCTCCGCGACACCCTGAAACGCCTGGCCCCCGGCACCCCGCTGCGTGAGGGTCTCGAGCGCGTCCAGCGCGGTCACACCGGCGGCCTCATCGTCATCGGTGACGGCCCCGAGGTAGTCGAGCTTTGCGACGGCGGCATCACCTTCGACGTCCCCTTCCAGCCCACCCTGCTACGCGAGCTGTGCAAGATGGACGGCGCCGTCATCCTCTCCGCCGACGCCACGCGCCTCTTACGCGCCAACGTCCAGCTGGTGCCCTCCCCCACCTACCCCACCGCCGAATCGGGCACCCGCCACCGCGCCGCCGAACGAACCGCCCTGCAATCCGGGGTCCCCGTCGTGAGTGTCTCCGCCTCCATGAACACCCTCACCCTCTACGCCGACGGCCAGCGCCACCTCATGGAGGAGCCCACCGTGCTCATGCAGCGCGCCAACCAGGCCCTGTCCACGGTGGAGCGCTACCGCACCCGCCTCGACCTGGCCAACCAGCGACTCTTCGTCGCCGAAATGAACAACTACGCCACCGTCAGCGACGTGCTCAACGTCCTGCAGCGCCAAATCATGCTCGAACGCGCCGCCAACGACATGGACGAATACATCGTCGAGCTCGGCGTCGACGCCCGCCAGCTCACCCTCCAGCTGAGCGAACTGCGCGGGTCCGTCAACGAGATCGGGATGCTGGTACGCGACTACGTCGCCGCCCCCACCATCCCCGACGCCGAACACGTGGACCAGGTGCTGCGCTCGCTGGCAGAGCTGCCCGACTCGCAACTACTCAACTCCGCCACCCTCGCCCGCGCACTCGGACTTCCCGCCACGGAGGAAAACCTGATGCAGGACGTCACCCCGCGCGGCTACCGCGCCCTGTCGCGCATACCCCGGGTACCCACCTTCCTCATGGACCGCCTCGTGGGCACCTTCGGAGAGCTACCCGCCCTTATCGCCGCCAGCCTCGACGACATCGTCGCAGCCGACAACGTCTCCCCCCTCTGGGCGCGCCACATCTACGACGGGCTGCGGCGCTTCACCTGA
- a CDS encoding carbonic anhydrase, with the protein MTAATSPATVWHQLLEGNARFADDSVERPHSGRDRREELRGGQAPVAAVLSCSDSRVPVEMLFDAGLGDIFVIRTAGGCVDAAVSGSLDFAVETLGVKLVIVLSHEACGAIGAAINAVDKAEIPIGLQRVFVEKIAPSVIAAKARGRDARAEVEKEHAGITAEHLIDRIPAIQAGVAEGTLGVVAARYRLEDGRVETVSQRL; encoded by the coding sequence ATGACAGCAGCAACCTCACCCGCCACCGTGTGGCACCAGCTCCTCGAGGGCAACGCCCGCTTCGCCGACGACTCCGTGGAACGCCCCCACTCCGGCCGTGACCGCCGCGAGGAGCTGCGCGGCGGCCAAGCGCCCGTGGCGGCCGTGTTGTCCTGCTCGGATTCACGGGTGCCCGTCGAGATGCTTTTCGACGCCGGACTCGGCGACATCTTCGTCATCCGCACCGCCGGAGGCTGCGTCGACGCGGCGGTCTCCGGCTCGCTCGACTTCGCCGTCGAAACCCTTGGCGTCAAGCTGGTCATCGTGCTCAGCCATGAGGCGTGCGGTGCCATCGGCGCGGCCATTAATGCCGTCGATAAGGCAGAAATTCCCATCGGGCTGCAGCGCGTCTTCGTGGAGAAGATCGCCCCGAGCGTGATCGCCGCGAAGGCCCGCGGCCGCGACGCGCGCGCCGAGGTGGAAAAGGAACACGCCGGGATCACCGCCGAGCACCTCATCGACCGCATCCCCGCCATCCAGGCGGGAGTCGCCGAGGGCACCCTGGGTGTCGTCGCGGCGCGCTACCGTCTCGAAGACGGCCGCGTCGAGACAGTATCCCAGCGCCTCTAG
- a CDS encoding A/G-specific adenine glycosylase, with protein MGTIVAPIVIEQEQVIRYYRDNARALPWRAPGTTPWGVLLSEVMSHQTPVARVAPVWQEWIARWPTPRDFAAAGTDEVLRAWGTLGYPRRALRLLECARVIVDKHAGAVPDSVEELLALPGVGDYTARAVACFAYGKNVAVVDTNVRRIYARAQEGAFLAAPRKGEIADVAALLPEVDGPVFSAGLMELGALVCTATNPRCGQCPLEAGCAWVAAGRPSPTEEELKKKKVQKFAGTDRQVRGKIMKLLREADSPVAAAAIDVLWPDKVQLSRALYSLLADHLAEQDERGYFHLPR; from the coding sequence ATGGGCACTATTGTTGCACCCATCGTGATTGAACAGGAACAAGTGATCCGCTACTACCGGGACAACGCGCGGGCGCTGCCGTGGCGCGCGCCGGGGACCACCCCGTGGGGGGTGCTGTTGTCCGAGGTCATGAGCCACCAGACCCCCGTGGCGCGGGTCGCGCCGGTGTGGCAAGAGTGGATCGCGCGCTGGCCCACCCCGCGGGATTTCGCGGCGGCCGGCACCGACGAGGTGCTGCGGGCCTGGGGGACGCTGGGGTACCCGCGCAGGGCGCTGAGGCTTCTGGAGTGCGCCCGGGTGATCGTCGATAAGCATGCTGGCGCCGTGCCCGACAGCGTCGAGGAGCTGCTCGCCCTGCCCGGGGTTGGCGATTACACGGCGCGGGCCGTGGCGTGCTTCGCCTACGGCAAGAACGTGGCGGTGGTGGACACGAACGTGCGGCGCATCTACGCGCGGGCGCAGGAAGGGGCGTTTCTGGCCGCGCCGAGGAAAGGCGAGATTGCGGACGTCGCCGCACTGCTCCCCGAGGTGGATGGACCGGTTTTTTCCGCTGGGCTGATGGAGCTCGGCGCGCTCGTGTGCACCGCCACGAACCCGCGCTGCGGGCAGTGCCCCCTCGAGGCCGGGTGCGCCTGGGTGGCCGCCGGTAGGCCGTCGCCGACCGAGGAAGAGCTGAAGAAAAAGAAGGTGCAGAAGTTCGCGGGCACGGACCGCCAGGTGCGCGGCAAGATCATGAAGCTTCTGCGCGAGGCGGACTCGCCTGTCGCCGCCGCCGCGATCGACGTGCTCTGGCCCGACAAGGTGCAGCTTTCACGCGCGCTGTACTCCCTCCTGGCCGACCACCTCGCCGAGCAGGACGAGCGGGGCTATTTCCACCTGCCCCGGTAG
- a CDS encoding DUF4236 domain-containing protein, whose translation MGIQYRKRKKLGKKSWLNLSGSGASASTKIGPVTLNSRGGVWVNLPGGLSYRGRWK comes from the coding sequence ATGGGAATCCAGTACCGGAAGAGAAAGAAGCTGGGCAAAAAATCGTGGCTGAACCTATCGGGTTCGGGCGCGTCGGCCTCGACGAAGATCGGCCCCGTCACCCTCAATTCGCGCGGCGGCGTGTGGGTGAACCTACCGGGCGGGCTGTCCTACCGGGGCAGGTGGAAATAG
- the zupT gene encoding zinc transporter ZupT, whose product MDTLAGYDWGAVALALSISMLAGLSTGVGGVFVALKSAPSNRFLAGALGFSSGVMVYISLVEMLPEAAEQVGEWPAVAAFFGGVGVIALIDWLVPEEVNPHEEHDSTNAPNLARAGALTAVAIALHNFPEGFASFMSALADPVLAAPIALAIAIHNIPEGIAVAAPLREATGRRWRAAGWATLSGLAEPAGALVGFLLLLPFLGPSTLGLSFAAVAGIMVFISFDKLLPSAIHTGHHHHSVYGVVAGMAVMALSLALLPG is encoded by the coding sequence ATGGACACGTTGGCGGGTTACGACTGGGGCGCGGTGGCGCTGGCACTTTCCATCTCCATGCTCGCCGGTTTGTCAACGGGCGTCGGCGGGGTGTTCGTTGCCCTGAAGTCCGCGCCCTCGAACCGGTTTCTGGCCGGGGCGCTGGGGTTTTCTTCCGGCGTGATGGTCTACATCTCTCTGGTGGAGATGCTGCCCGAGGCCGCCGAGCAGGTCGGCGAATGGCCTGCCGTTGCAGCGTTTTTCGGCGGGGTGGGGGTTATCGCGCTCATCGATTGGTTGGTACCCGAGGAGGTCAACCCCCACGAGGAACACGACTCCACCAACGCCCCCAACCTGGCCAGGGCGGGGGCGCTGACCGCGGTGGCGATCGCGCTGCACAACTTCCCGGAAGGCTTTGCCAGCTTCATGTCCGCGCTGGCGGACCCCGTCCTGGCCGCGCCGATCGCGCTTGCCATCGCCATCCACAACATCCCCGAGGGCATCGCCGTGGCCGCCCCGCTGCGCGAGGCCACCGGCCGACGGTGGCGCGCCGCCGGATGGGCCACGCTTTCGGGCCTTGCCGAGCCCGCCGGCGCCCTCGTCGGGTTCCTCCTGCTTCTTCCTTTCCTCGGCCCGTCGACCTTGGGGCTGTCCTTCGCCGCCGTCGCCGGAATCATGGTGTTCATCAGCTTTGACAAGCTTTTGCCCAGTGCCATTCACACCGGGCACCACCACCATTCCGTCTACGGCGTCGTGGCGGGCATGGCGGTCATGGCGCTGAGCCTGGCACTTTTGCCCGGGTAA
- a CDS encoding lipase family protein: MLTRTCLAVLTGAAAIALSLAPAHAQPLIDGLRHAQSTPAGNPLAGYDPFYDDPVTNLGAPGTLLRTQPAPHLLNILGPDFPGYAEKILYTSTTVHGEPVATSGFVIQPATPWQGPGPTPTVVFAPGTRGSGDACAPSRGPWLTGQIDVAGPSVGVNYELASYHAAALMGARVVVVDYIGLGTPGAHTYVLHDEEGHAVLDAARAVVPAGDPVAFYGYSQGGGAAAAAAELHPIYAPELNLRGTFAGAPPADLFATMEGVDNSAIVAVLGYALAGWQERYPELRDIVEPYLNQRGRAFLADTADSCIVDGALRWGMTDTRALSSTGESLGEIAAREPEVKEIFAAQNLGRRSPTTPILVSTGGSDDLVPSPQAIQLARDYCAAGAPAALLNENIPALTPGLKIGLNHAVGIFTQALPSFQWINDRFHGAPAASNCGQF; encoded by the coding sequence ATGCTGACACGAACCTGCCTCGCTGTCCTCACCGGGGCCGCCGCGATCGCCCTGAGTCTCGCCCCAGCGCACGCGCAGCCGCTTATCGACGGCCTGCGCCACGCCCAGTCCACCCCCGCCGGAAACCCGCTGGCCGGCTACGACCCCTTTTACGACGACCCGGTCACCAACCTCGGCGCCCCCGGCACCCTGCTACGCACCCAGCCCGCGCCGCACCTGCTCAACATCCTCGGCCCCGACTTCCCGGGCTACGCGGAAAAGATCCTCTACACCTCCACCACCGTCCACGGCGAGCCGGTAGCCACCTCAGGCTTTGTTATCCAGCCCGCGACCCCGTGGCAGGGTCCCGGCCCGACCCCCACGGTCGTCTTCGCCCCCGGCACCCGCGGCTCCGGCGACGCCTGCGCCCCCTCCCGCGGACCGTGGCTGACAGGCCAGATCGACGTCGCCGGGCCGTCGGTGGGCGTCAACTACGAGCTGGCCAGCTACCACGCGGCCGCCCTCATGGGCGCGCGGGTCGTCGTCGTAGACTACATCGGGCTGGGCACCCCCGGCGCCCACACCTACGTGCTCCACGACGAGGAGGGCCACGCCGTCCTCGACGCCGCCCGCGCCGTCGTCCCCGCCGGCGACCCCGTCGCTTTCTACGGCTACTCGCAGGGCGGCGGGGCCGCCGCGGCCGCCGCCGAGCTGCACCCCATCTACGCCCCCGAGCTCAACCTGCGCGGCACCTTCGCCGGCGCCCCACCCGCCGACCTCTTCGCCACCATGGAGGGCGTGGACAATTCCGCCATCGTCGCCGTCCTCGGCTACGCCCTGGCCGGCTGGCAGGAGCGCTACCCCGAACTGCGCGACATCGTCGAGCCCTACCTGAACCAGCGCGGCCGCGCCTTCCTCGCCGACACCGCAGACTCCTGCATCGTCGACGGCGCGCTGCGCTGGGGCATGACGGACACGCGCGCCTTGAGCTCCACCGGGGAGTCGCTCGGAGAGATCGCCGCCCGCGAGCCGGAGGTGAAAGAGATCTTCGCAGCACAGAACCTGGGCAGACGCTCCCCCACCACCCCGATCCTCGTGAGCACGGGCGGCAGCGATGACCTCGTCCCCAGCCCACAGGCCATCCAGCTGGCCCGGGACTACTGCGCCGCCGGGGCCCCCGCCGCCCTGCTCAACGAAAATATCCCCGCCCTAACCCCCGGCCTCAAGATCGGCCTCAACCACGCCGTGGGCATCTTCACCCAGGCGCTGCCCTCCTTCCAGTGGATCAACGACCGCTTCCACGGCGCCCCGGCAGCCTCCAACTGCGGCCAGTTTTAA
- a CDS encoding ATP-dependent Clp protease ATP-binding subunit translates to MFERFTDRARRVIVLAQEEARALNHNYMGTEHILLGLIKEGEGVAAKALESMGINLEDVRREVEEIIGHGTQPVTGHIPFTPRAKKVLELSLREGLQMGHKYIGTEFLLLGLIREGEGVAAQVLIKLGADLPRVRQQVIQLLSGYEGGEGQNTEATQQGGGGFAGAGTGGGPMGGGRGGQQGERSNSLVLDQFGRNLTAAAREGKLDPVVGREKEIERIMQVLSRRTKNNPVLIGEPGVGKTAVVEGLALDIANGKVPETLRDKQVYSLDLGSLVAGSRYRGDFEERLKKVLKEINQRGDIILFIDEIHTLVGAGAAEGAIDAASLLKPKLARGELQTIGATTLDEYRKHIEKDAALERRFQPVQVDEPSVENTITILKGLRDRYEAHHRVSYTDDALTAAANLSDRYINDRFLPDKAVDLLDEAGARMRIKRMTAPESLREVDERIAEVRREKEAAIDAQDFEKAAGLRDVERRLGEERSEKEKQWRDGDLEEIAEVGEEQIADVLANWTGIPVFKLTESESSRLLNMESELHKRIIGQDDAVRAISRSIRRTRAGLKDPKRPSGSFIFAGPSGVGKTELSKALAEFLFGDDDALIQIDMGEFHDRFTASRLFGAPPGYVGYEEGGQLTEKVRRKPFSVVLFDEIEKAHKEIYNTLLQVLEEGHVTDGQGRVVDFKNTVLIFTSNLGTGDISKAVGLGFTGNTSTDADAQYDRMKNKVHDELKKHFRPEFLNRIDEIVVFRQLTQEEIVQMVDLLIGRVDKNLAAQDMGIELSEKAKNLLAVRGFDPVLGARPLRRTIQREIEDVLSEKILFGEIGAGEIISVDVDNWDGDVEKARAARGKAAEEATFTFSPRPKPLPADAFDNDLEDAEVRDVEGEKDPESVTPDVPATTPGTGGGSDDDGGQNPPPAGAGQPL, encoded by the coding sequence ATGTTTGAACGGTTTACTGATCGCGCTCGTCGCGTCATCGTCCTGGCGCAGGAGGAGGCGCGTGCGCTCAACCACAATTACATGGGTACGGAGCACATCCTGCTGGGCCTGATCAAGGAGGGCGAGGGCGTCGCCGCGAAGGCGCTGGAGTCCATGGGCATTAACTTGGAGGACGTGCGCCGTGAGGTCGAAGAGATCATCGGCCACGGTACCCAGCCCGTCACCGGGCACATTCCGTTTACCCCGCGCGCGAAGAAGGTCCTCGAGCTTTCCTTGCGCGAGGGCCTGCAGATGGGTCACAAGTACATCGGCACGGAATTCCTGCTGCTCGGCCTCATCCGTGAGGGCGAGGGCGTGGCGGCGCAGGTGCTGATCAAGCTGGGCGCCGATCTGCCGCGGGTGCGCCAGCAGGTTATCCAGCTTCTTTCCGGCTACGAGGGCGGGGAAGGCCAGAACACTGAGGCCACCCAGCAGGGCGGCGGCGGCTTCGCCGGCGCTGGCACCGGCGGTGGCCCGATGGGCGGCGGCCGCGGCGGCCAGCAGGGCGAGCGCTCGAACTCGCTGGTGCTGGACCAGTTCGGCCGCAACCTCACCGCTGCCGCTCGCGAGGGCAAGCTCGACCCGGTCGTGGGCCGGGAGAAGGAGATCGAGCGGATCATGCAGGTGCTTTCGCGGCGCACCAAGAATAACCCGGTGCTCATCGGCGAGCCCGGCGTGGGCAAGACCGCTGTGGTTGAGGGCTTGGCGCTGGACATTGCCAACGGCAAGGTGCCGGAGACCCTGCGGGACAAGCAGGTGTACTCGCTTGACCTGGGTTCGCTGGTGGCCGGCTCGCGTTACCGAGGTGACTTTGAGGAGCGCCTGAAGAAGGTGCTCAAGGAGATCAACCAGCGCGGCGACATCATCCTGTTTATCGACGAGATCCACACCCTCGTCGGTGCGGGTGCCGCGGAGGGCGCGATCGACGCGGCCTCGTTGCTCAAGCCCAAGCTCGCCCGTGGTGAGCTGCAGACCATTGGTGCGACCACGCTGGACGAATACCGCAAGCACATTGAGAAGGACGCCGCTTTGGAGCGCCGCTTCCAGCCGGTGCAGGTGGACGAACCTTCCGTGGAGAACACCATCACCATCCTCAAGGGCCTGCGCGACCGCTACGAGGCGCATCACCGCGTCTCCTACACCGACGACGCGCTGACCGCGGCCGCGAACCTGTCGGATCGCTACATCAACGACCGTTTCCTGCCGGACAAGGCCGTCGATCTGCTTGACGAGGCGGGCGCGCGGATGCGCATCAAGCGGATGACGGCCCCGGAGAGCCTGCGCGAGGTGGACGAGCGCATCGCCGAGGTGCGCCGGGAGAAGGAAGCGGCCATTGACGCCCAGGACTTCGAGAAGGCGGCGGGCCTGCGCGACGTCGAACGCAGGCTCGGTGAGGAGCGTTCGGAGAAGGAAAAGCAGTGGCGCGACGGCGACCTGGAGGAGATCGCGGAGGTCGGCGAGGAGCAGATCGCGGACGTGCTGGCCAACTGGACCGGCATCCCGGTGTTCAAGCTCACCGAGTCCGAATCCTCCCGCCTGCTCAACATGGAGTCGGAGCTGCACAAGCGCATCATCGGCCAGGACGACGCGGTGCGCGCCATCTCGCGCTCTATCCGCCGTACCCGCGCGGGCCTGAAGGACCCGAAGCGCCCCTCCGGTTCCTTCATCTTCGCCGGCCCGTCCGGTGTGGGTAAGACGGAGCTGTCGAAGGCGCTGGCGGAGTTCCTCTTCGGCGACGATGACGCCCTGATCCAGATCGACATGGGCGAGTTCCACGACCGCTTCACCGCCTCCCGCCTCTTCGGTGCGCCTCCCGGGTACGTCGGCTACGAGGAGGGCGGCCAGCTGACCGAGAAGGTCCGCCGCAAGCCGTTCTCGGTGGTGCTTTTCGACGAGATCGAGAAGGCGCACAAGGAGATCTACAACACGCTGCTGCAGGTGCTTGAAGAGGGCCACGTCACCGACGGGCAGGGGCGCGTGGTGGACTTCAAGAACACCGTGCTCATCTTCACCTCGAACCTGGGCACCGGCGACATCTCCAAGGCCGTGGGTCTCGGTTTCACCGGCAACACGTCCACGGATGCCGACGCGCAGTACGACCGGATGAAGAACAAGGTGCACGACGAGCTGAAGAAGCACTTCCGCCCCGAGTTCCTCAACCGTATCGACGAGATCGTGGTCTTCCGCCAGCTCACGCAGGAAGAGATCGTCCAGATGGTGGATCTGCTCATCGGGCGTGTGGATAAGAACCTGGCGGCCCAGGACATGGGCATCGAGCTGAGCGAGAAGGCGAAGAACCTGCTCGCCGTGCGCGGCTTCGACCCGGTGCTCGGCGCGCGCCCGCTGCGCCGCACCATCCAGCGCGAGATCGAGGATGTTTTGTCCGAGAAGATTCTCTTTGGTGAGATCGGCGCAGGCGAGATCATCTCCGTCGACGTGGATAACTGGGACGGGGACGTGGAGAAAGCACGCGCGGCGCGCGGTAAGGCCGCGGAGGAGGCAACCTTCACCTTCAGCCCGCGCCCGAAGCCGCTTCCGGCCGACGCCTTCGACAACGACCTCGAGGACGCTGAGGTACGCGACGTGGAGGGGGAGAAGGACCCTGAGTCCGTAACGCCGGACGTCCCGGCCACCACCCCGGGCACGGGTGGCGGCAGCGACGACGACGGGGGCCAGAACCCGCCGCCGGCTGGTGCGGGCCAGCCGCTCTAA